Sequence from the Actinomycetota bacterium genome:
CTTGCGACGATCTTCAATATCGGGGTCATAAGCTTTTTTGCCGGAATCGCCATGGCTTTCAGCTTTCCGGCTTGGCAGGCTATGATCTCGGACATCGTACCCAAAAAGGATCTTTTGAACGCCATCGCCTTAAATTCGGCGCAATTCAATACGGCCCGCCTGATTGGACCATCGGTGGCCAGCCTGATTCTCTCCAGCATGGGGATTGCAGCCTGTTTCTATGCCAACGGCATAAGCTACTTGGCCGTCATCGGAGCGCTCCTAGTCATCGGGGGCAATTTTGCTCCTCACAAGGGGAACGGTGAAAAGATCCTCTCTCACGCCCTGGGCGGCATCAGATACGCCAAAGAGCACAAAGCCATAGCCATCCTGCTTTTGGCCATGGCCGTCCTGATAGTCTTCGGCATGCCGTTTGCCGTGTTGATGCCGGTCTTTGCGGCTGAGATACTTGAGGTTGGGGCCAAAGGGATGGGCTTTCTTTTGGCCGCAAACGGCTTTGGAGCCCTTGTCGGCTCCTTGAATGTGGCCTACGTCTCGTCCGGGGGCAAGAAGAATGGGCTGATCGGGCCGGCCCTCTTCATCTTCGGCCTTGCTCTGGTCGTCTTCTCCCTCTCCAAGAACTATGCCCTCTCTCTTTTGATGATGGTCATCTCGGGGGCCGCCTTTTCGACCGTCGCCTCCTCGATAAATAACGCTCTGCAATCTGGCGTGCCCAACGAGGTGAGGGGCAGGGTCATGGGCATCTTCGTCTGGATATTCTTAGGCCTCATGCCGGTCGGAAGCCTCATTTTCGGCTCGGTGGCCGAAGTCATCGGCGCGCCCCTTGCGGTATTGATCGGGGCCATCTCCTGCATAATTATGGCGGCAGCCCTCATCGTAAGGCCCGCCTTGATCATCGAGGCTTAGAGGTAATACCCACTTTTATTGCTCTCTTTTAAAAGGTAAAATATTCCTGCCCTTTGCGGAGGGGTGGCTGAGCGGCTTAAAGCGGCGGTCTTGAAAACCGTTGTCGCTAACGCGACCGGGGGTTCAAATCCCTCCCCCTCCGCCACTAATCTTTCTGGGACAAGCCTAAGCCGCATTTCCCAAGTCCCACGGTGCTCCGGTTTGACAAAAACCAAAAATGCTAATAAATTATTGGCATATGCTATTTATTATCGAAAGGGCTCAAATTGGTAAGACCGGTCAAGTGCAGAAGGGTCTCCTTCGCTCCGGATCACCGTTATTTCAAGCCGGCCGGCGTCCCCTTAAGCGAGCTTGCCGAAACTGTACTCAGCCTAGATGAGCTCGAGGCGGTCCGCTTGGCCGACCTGGAAGGGCTTTATCAAGAAGAGGCTGCAAAGAGGATGAACGTCTCGAGACAGACCTTTGGCAACATCCTCTCTTCGGCCAGGAGAAAGATCGCCGAATCTTTGGTTGAGGGCAAGGCATTAAAGATCGAAGGGGGCCAGGTTCACCTGGCTGCAAAGAGAATCTTTACCTGTCATGACTGCGGCCACAGATGGGGCCCATGCTTTGGAGAGCGGCGGCCGCTCGGATGCGAGGTCTGTCAAGGCAAAAATATATACCGCTCAAAATGACCGGCCTAAGCCTCTTGTCAAAACCGGTAAGGTCGGACAAAAACCTGAAAGGAGAGAGAGATGAGAATATGTATCCCAACCAAAAACGATGAGGGCCTAGCCTCGATAGTCTATGGTCACTTCGGGAGCGCCCCCTACTTTTTGGTCTACGATACGGAGACTTCCAAGATGGAGGCGATAAACAACTCCGACCAAGGCCACGAGCACGGCAGGTGCAAGCCTTTGGCCTCTTTTGTTAACCATCCGATAGATGCCGTGGTAACCGGAGGAATCGGTCTTAGGGCTATGGAACGTTTAAGCCAAGGCGGCGTCAAGGTCTATCGCATGGTCAGTGAGCCCACCGTTTTAGAGGTGATTGAGAAGTATCGCCAGGGCTTATTGGAAGAGATAGCCCTAGATGATGCCTGCTCCCACGATCACGACTGCAATCATTAGTTACGCCAACAGGGGCAAAACTTAAAACGCTATTTTTACTCTAAGACTGGAAAATGTGACCCATCCGAGGTAAACTGTATATCGCTCGGAGAGGTCGCATAGTCGGTCTAGTGCGGCCGCCTGCTAAGCGGCTTGGGGGTTATAAGCTCCCTCGAGGGTTCGAATCCCTCCCTCTCCGCCATCTTGCTTTTATCGGCTTAAGCCTTGCCGATCAGTATTTATAGATGCGCCTGTGGCTCAATCGGATAGAGCATTGGACTACGAATCCAAAGGTTGCAGGTTCGAATCCTGCCAGGCGCGCCATTACATCATCGGATGAGACTTAAGGGGTCTCATCTTTTTGGTTTTTGGGGAGGAAAGTTCGGTGACTGACGAGGATTTCATGCGGGTTGCGATAGGGCAAGCGCAAATGGCGGCCGCCTCTGGCGACGTTCCGGCCGGAGCGGTGATTGTCCTGGGTGATGAAATCATCGCGAAAGCCCATAACGAGCGGGAGAAGAGGAACGATCCGACGGCCCATGCGGAGGTTTTAGCCATAAAGGCGGCCGCCGAAAAACTTGGCCGCTGGCGCCTTACCGGCTGCAAGATCTATGTGACCAAAGAGCCCTGTCCGATGTGCGCCGGAGCCATCTACCAGGCCAGGCTCGACGAGCTCATCTTCGGAGTCCAGGACGCCAAGGCCGGGGCGGCCGGCTCGCTCTTTAACATCACGGGTGATCCTCGCCTAAACCACCGGGTCAAAGTGAAGAGCGGCGTCTTAAAAGAGGAATGCAGGGCCCTCATACAAGATTTCTTCAAAGCAAGAAGATAAATCATCTTGCTTGAGGACGGGCAAAGGTTGTAACCTTATAGGGCGAAAACGGAGGGGTGGCTGAGTGGCCGAAGGCGGCGCTCTCGAAAAGCGTTAAGCTCCTAATCCGAGCTTCGAGGGTTCAAATCCCTCCCCCTCCGCCAGCTTTGTTTCTTCCGCTCCGTGATTCTAAGAGCTTCTCCAGCTTTGCAAACTATAAAATGGACAGTAATTCTTCCGACGCCAATGCATACAGGAAAATATAATTATGAAGGACCAAATACTCTTATATCGTGAAATGTGTGATGCAGAAAAAGTTCAAACCCTACAAAGGGGAATGAATTATCGATTAAATACAAAGTGCTCGGTGATCTTAATGTCTCAACGCTCTAACGCACCATATAATGACAAAATACATGATGATGGAATTACCATTGAATATGAAGGCCATGACATCCCGAGAACAAAATACGAAATGAATCCGAAGGAGTATGATCAGCCATATGTAACGATAACCGGGCGACTTACACAAAACGGGCTTTTTGCCAAAGCCGCAGAAGATTATGAGAACAAGAGACGCGAAGCAGAAATTGTCAAGGTTTGTGTAAAAAATCCTTTTGGGCGCATGGTCAGAAAAAGGATTTTTTAGGCTTGTAGACTTTTGCTACACAAGCGATGGGAAGAGAAGAGTTTTTCGTTTTGTGCTCGAAGAGACAATAGTTAATTTTGAAAATAAGAACTCCAAAGAGGATAGATTAAAGCCCAGAACAAGGGTTATCCCAACGCAAATAAAGAAGATCGTTTAGGAGAGGGATAATGGTAGGTGTGTTATATGTGGGGCAAGGGACGAGCTCCACTTTGATCACGACCTTACTTACTCAAGGGGCGGAACCAGCATTTCGCCAAAGAACGTTAGAATTCTTTGCGCAAGACATAACTTATCTAAATCAGCAAAGATTGAATGGTCTTCATAAAATCTATTTGTATCCAACGCGGACATAAATTTTTTGCCTATCCCTTAAGCTTTCTCTCAGCTTTCCTTGCTATCCTAAGCCACACAACAACCTTGATGGTAAAATGTTTATGCAAGCCTTTTGCCATCCAAAAACTTGGAGGTGTTAACGATGGCACGGGACAAATGTAAGACCAACATCGTAGTCGATATCGCTTCAGCGGTCGCCTTCCTTCTCTCCTTGGTCTCGGGGATGGTCCTCTGGCTGGTCCTTCCTTCGGGCTCGGGCTTTCAGGGGGGCGCGGGAGCGGCGGGGCCGCCTATCTTCTTGGACTCGGCAGACACGACTGGCTGGCCATCCACATAGTTTTTAGCGTGGCCTTGGCGCTTTTGGTCGGATATCACCTGATCCTTCACTGGTGTTGGATCAAGAGGATTCCGGCTATGATGGAGAAGTAAACGATCAAAGGAGGCTAAATGGGCATATTCGGATGGGCAAACGAGAGGGCAAAGCTTTTCGGCAACTTGCTCGACATAAAGCTTCTGGCCTTTACCGCCTTCATGCTCGGGCTTATCTTGGCCAAACCCTTTCCAGTCATATTGAGCCTGGATATCTGGTGGTATCTGATCATCTTCATCATGATTTCAGCTCGCACCTATTACGTGATGTTCTTCAAAAAGCTATGATGGTAATTGGGTCAGGCTTAGCCTAAGCGGGCAGGCTTCTGTCGGAATCTTAAGGGGGGTTGATTTATGGATAAAGCCGGTAAATTAAAGCTCTTTTCGATTCTAAATTTTTGTATCTATTTTGCCATGGTTTATGTAAATTACCTGGCCGTAGCTCTGCCTCTGGGCGGCCGGGCGACCCTAGAGCTCTCCGATAAATACCCGAGCCTCTTTACGCCGGCCTTACCTTCTCCATCTGGGGTCTTATGTATACCCCTCTTCTGATCTTCGTCATTTACGGCCTCAAGGAGGCCCTTGGGGGCGGTCAGGAAACTGACTTCTTGGCCAAAATCGGACCCCTCTTCATCGTATCGTCGCTTGCCAACGTCTCCTGGATCTTCGCTTGGCACTTTGAGAAGGTCGCCCTTTCGCTTCTCATCATGCTCGTCATCCTCGCAAGCCTGATCGTAATCTACCTGCGCCTTGGCACGGGAGCTTCTCAACCGTCAAAAGGAGAGGCCCTCTTCGTTCGACCCGCATTTAGTATCTATCTGGGTTGGATATCGGTTGCCACCATCGCCAACGTATCGGTCCTCCTCTTGAGCTTGGGCTGGAATGGATTTGGCATAAGCGCTGAATCCTGGACGGTCCTCATGATCGCTGCCGCCACCATCCTTGGATTGCTAGCCGTTAAGCTAAAGGGGGATATCTTCTATGCCCTGGCGATATATGCTGGGCGCTCCTTGGGACCATCATCAAGAGGCTTTCGGTGGGGCCCTCTCCCATCATGAGCATAGCCTTTACCGCCGGGGCGGGACTGGCAATCATTTTGCTCTTTGCTACCTATAAGATGTTTTTAAAAGGGGATAATGGCTCATAAATTCGATCCCAAAAAGATGCATAAGCTCGACTCGGCCGAGAGGAGGAGGCTTCCTCCAAAGGAGACCCTCTTAAAGCTCGGCCTGCGCGAGGGAGACGCTGTGGCCGATATCGGAGCCGGTATCGGCTTCTTCTCATTTGCGGCAGCCGAGATAGTCGGCAAAGCGGGCCACGTTGCGGCCTTCGATATCTCGCCCGAGATGATAGATGAACTTAAGGTTCGAATCGAGAAGGCAAAAACCCAAAACGTCTCAGCCATCCTTTCAAAAGAGTACTCCTTCCCGGCCGAAAAGGGGACCTTCGACTTCGCGCTCATGGCCAACGTCCTTCACGAGGCCCAAGATAGAGCCCTCTTTTTGAAAGAGGCGGCGGCCCTTTTGAAGGCGGGCGGAAAACTTGCCATTATAGAGTGGAAGAAGAACACCTTAACTGCTCTGGTCGGGCCGCCGCTGGGCGAACGCTTGACCGAGGCCGAAGTTTTGGCATTGCTTATCGAATTAAACTTTGCAGACATCAGCGCCATCGACCTCTCAAGCAACCATTTTGCGCTAACGGCCGTGAAATCTCATTGATCATTTAATTCCCTCTCCAGCAAAAGATTAAATATTCTCATGACAAAGATTTGTAATAATTATTGATTAATAGCGATTATTTGCTAAGGTTATTTGAACCCAAGGAGGCGACTTGATAGCCGAAGAGAAGATAGAAAAGCTGAAAGAAGAGGGTCGCGTCCCAACCATCCAACGCCTGGCTGTGCTCGAGTTCATGGAGGGCAACTTAGGTCATCCCACCGTGGAAGAGGTATATAGGGGTCTTAAGGACAGATATCCCTCCCTCTCACAGGCCACCGTCTATTCTACCCTGGAACTCCTTCGAGATCTCGGTCTCTTGCGTGAGCTGACCATTCTGCGCTCCAAGGTCTGCTACGATTCGATAATCGAAGCTCACCATCATTTTTCTTGCAAGGCTTGCGGGCGCGTCTTTGACGTCGCTGTCGATTGCGCTATTCCCAAAAAGGATCTGATTCAAGGCAACAAGGTCGATGAATTCCAGGCTTATATCTACGGCACTTGCTCAAATTGTTTAGAAGGGTGATTTTGAGAAGAAGATAAAGTTTTACAAAAATCGGTCAATCAACAACGGAGGAGTCAATGAAAGAGATCTGCATCGAACAAGCTAAGAGAAAAAGCATTCAAAGCCATGCGTGGCTACTTCTTCCCCTGATAGTCTTTGGCGGGCTTAAGTGGCCATATTTGGGCTTTGGGGTCCTTGCCATGATGGGCTTTTTCCTCGTCATGGCGGCGATCAAAGGGAGGCACTGGTGCGGCTGGTTCTGTCCGCGCGGCTCATTTCTCGAGCGCATACTGGAGAGGGTGAGCTTAAATGGGAGAGTGCCCGCGCTGCTCAAAACGGCCCCCTTTCGCTGGAGCGTATTTGCTCTCATGATGAGCTTTATGTCGTTTCGTCTGATTGGGACGGGCGGAAACCCGGTTAAGATCGGCTCGGTCTTCATAACCATGTGTATCATCACCAGCATATTGGCGATAGGGCTAGGCCTCATCTTCAAGCCGAGGTCCTGGTGCAGCTTCTGTCCGATGGGAACCCTTCAAGGGGTCTTGGGCGCAAGCAAGAATCTGGTCTCGATAGGTGAGGATTGTATCGACTGCGGCGCGTGCGGGCGGGTTTGTCCGATAGGTACGGTCGCCATGGATTTCAAGGATAGCGGCCGCGTCGCCAGCATCGATTGCTTGCGCTGCAGAGAATGTTTGGCCAAGTGCCCGGTCGGCGCCCTTGATTGTTAATCTAAAGAACGGGGAGCACGCATGAAGCTGGTGATATATGGCAAGGGCGGAATCGGCAAGTCCACGACGACCTCGAATTTGGCCGTCGCCTTTGCCAGGCGCAAAAAGAGCGTTCTGCAGATAGGCTGCGATCCCAAACACGACTCCACCTTTCCGATAGCTCACAGTCTGATACCGACCGCAACCGAGGTCCTAGCCGAGAAAGATTTCAACTACGATGAGGTCGACAAGGACGACATCATCTTCACCGGTTATGAAGGGATAGCCTGCGTCGAGGCGGGCGGTCCGGCGGCCGGGGTCGGTTGCGCGGGATATGTGGTCGGAGAGACGATTGGGCTCCTTAGCGATCTTGGCGCTCTGACCGCCTACGATATAATCCTCTTTGATGTCCTTGGCGACGTCGTCTGCGGCGGCTTCTCGGTGCCGCTTCAACATGCAGATTACGCGGTAATCGTTGCGACTAACGATTTCGATAGCCTCTTTGCGGCCAACCGGATCGCCGCCGCCGTGGCTCAGAAGGGCAAGTCCTATCCGGTAAAATTTGCCGGCATGATCGCAAACCGCTGCAGCAAGAAAGATCTCATCGATGCTCTTTCGGCTAGGCTCGACTCCAAGACGATAGGCCTTATCGAAGAGAACTCCTCAATCCGTACCTCTCGTCTCGGCGGCAAGACCATCTTCGAAGCGGCCGAGAGCGACCCTGCCCTTGTGGCGCTTACCATGCCCTACATAGAGATAGCCGATTATCTGCTCTCAAACCCTGCCGCCCAAGAGACCCTGCCCCTCTCAGACCGCGAGGTATTTTCCCTCCTTACCGAGATTGAGTCCGCGGCCAAATGAGTGAGGAGGCAAGGCTTGCCGTCTGCTACTATTCATGGTGTCCGCTCGCCGCTATCGGCTGGTTTTCCAGAAGATTTGAAAATATTCACTTCATAAGCATCGGCATGCGCGAATGCGCTCACTTCATCCAGATGGGGCTTTCTCGCCGAGGAGAACACGGGCTTTGCTTCTCTTTGGCCCTGCTCGAGGAGGAGGAGATCGCCACGGGTGAAATATATGAGCCGCTTTTAGAGATTGCCAAGGAGGCGGTTGGGGGTGGAGCCGAAATCATCGTCCTTATGGGCTCCTGCGCTCTTGAGATTATGAAGCTCGACCTAAAATCTCTGGTCAAGAGGCTGGGCGAGGAGCTTGGCGCAAAGGTTGTGGCCGCTCAATCTAGCGGCTTCTTCAAGGGCGAGGGGGAGGGGGAAGATATCATCATCTCGGCCCTTTTGGAGTTGATTAGTCCAAGCAGCGACGTCCAAGGTAGCCGAGGGGTTGTCCTCCTCGGTTCGGCCTCCAAGGAGACGGCGGCCGTTTTAAGGGCCGAGATGGAGGCGCTCGGCATCTCCTTTGGCGGCTTCTTTCCCGGCAATAGCCCCTCTGATATGGCCAGGATCTCTAAAAGTTCTCTGGTTGCCCCGCTCTACCCCTATCTCTCCAAGAGCCTTCGAACGGTCAAAAATATTTTTGGAGCAACCATTTTGAGCTCGCTCTTTCCTCTGGGAGCCGACGGATCTGAGGATTTCTACGGAGCGATCCTTCGCAAATTATCGCTGGACCCGGCCCCGCTTGCCGAAATGGCCAAGGAGGCTAGGGAGGAGGCGGGCGAGCGGGCAGCCCACCTGATGGAGAAGACGATCATGATAATTGGAAGCGGTCTTATAGAGCTGCCGCTCGCCCGCCTCTTTGCAGATCTTGGCCTAGGCGTTTTCGAGGTTAGCACGCCGAGCTTAAATGGCAGCCTTGCGGCGGAGCTTAATCGGTTGAAAGAGCTTGGGGTTGAGGTGATAGAGGGGGCCGATCTTTACGATCAGGTCAAAAGGGCCAAAGAGGCGGGGGTAGATCTGGTCTTTGCCCATCTCTCCTTGGCCAACTTCTTGAAGGAGAGCGGCTTTCTGACCGTGCCGAGCGCCGCCTATTTGCGCCTGGAGATGCTTGGTCTCGCTAACTCCAAAAATATCGTCGAGCCCGACCTCTACGGGAAACTGACCGGTCTTGCTCCCTTCTATCCCAAAGAACTCGAGAAGGATCAGGTCATCACCATAAAGGGGCTTGGCCGATGAAGAGCGCAAAGTGGCTCTATGAGGGGCCGGCTATTTTTGGGGCGGCCATGATGACGGCAAGCCCTCGCGGGGCAAGCCTCCTCATTTTGGGAATGCTCGGCGACGGCTATCCTCTTTCCGAAATCGGTTTGGGCTTTGAAGTGGGCCGCCTTCCCGTCTCGACGATCGCCCTCGGGCGGCGCGAGCTCTCGCTGGGGGCCCAAGAGAAGTTTTTGGCCGCCCTAAAGCGTCAGGACGAAGTGGTTTCCAACGGGGTTATAATGGTTGCTCAGAGCGGGGCAGCCAGCCTCTTGAAGGAGGATATCCCTCTAATGGTTCGAGATTTTGTAAGCCAAAATCAAAACCGCCTCCTTCTTTTAAGGGCTCACCCCATCCGAGATCTGGAATATGGGGCGGCAGAAAAGAGCCTGCTTCAATTGGTCGAAGAATTTGCAAGGGGCAAAGAGCGGAGCGAGCGTCCCTCGGTAAACATAATCGGGCCCAGTCTTCTGGATATCAACGCAAGGGGCGACGCCTTG
This genomic interval carries:
- a CDS encoding MFS transporter, translated to MEKEKDERPIEVLATETIEAETAHPEPRVGAPVAKGLRRLFASLLSRDFRYFFLGAVFSNVGTWVQTVALGWLVYEITKSSFYLGFINFIGSLPVLILALFAGAIADRLNRKLLVLWTQGFLMAFAFVLAIFTSLRLATIFNIGVISFFAGIAMAFSFPAWQAMISDIVPKKDLLNAIALNSAQFNTARLIGPSVASLILSSMGIAACFYANGISYLAVIGALLVIGGNFAPHKGNGEKILSHALGGIRYAKEHKAIAILLLAMAVLIVFGMPFAVLMPVFAAEILEVGAKGMGFLLAANGFGALVGSLNVAYVSSGGKKNGLIGPALFIFGLALVVFSLSKNYALSLLMMVISGAAFSTVASSINNALQSGVPNEVRGRVMGIFVWIFLGLMPVGSLIFGSVAEVIGAPLAVLIGAISCIIMAAALIVRPALIIEA
- a CDS encoding DUF134 domain-containing protein, encoding MVRPVKCRRVSFAPDHRYFKPAGVPLSELAETVLSLDELEAVRLADLEGLYQEEAAKRMNVSRQTFGNILSSARRKIAESLVEGKALKIEGGQVHLAAKRIFTCHDCGHRWGPCFGERRPLGCEVCQGKNIYRSK
- a CDS encoding NifB/NifX family molybdenum-iron cluster-binding protein, with product MRICIPTKNDEGLASIVYGHFGSAPYFLVYDTETSKMEAINNSDQGHEHGRCKPLASFVNHPIDAVVTGGIGLRAMERLSQGGVKVYRMVSEPTVLEVIEKYRQGLLEEIALDDACSHDHDCNH
- the tadA gene encoding tRNA adenosine(34) deaminase TadA, translating into MTDEDFMRVAIGQAQMAAASGDVPAGAVIVLGDEIIAKAHNEREKRNDPTAHAEVLAIKAAAEKLGRWRLTGCKIYVTKEPCPMCAGAIYQARLDELIFGVQDAKAGAAGSLFNITGDPRLNHRVKVKSGVLKEECRALIQDFFKARR
- a CDS encoding methyltransferase domain-containing protein is translated as MAHKFDPKKMHKLDSAERRRLPPKETLLKLGLREGDAVADIGAGIGFFSFAAAEIVGKAGHVAAFDISPEMIDELKVRIEKAKTQNVSAILSKEYSFPAEKGTFDFALMANVLHEAQDRALFLKEAAALLKAGGKLAIIEWKKNTLTALVGPPLGERLTEAEVLALLIELNFADISAIDLSSNHFALTAVKSH
- a CDS encoding transcriptional repressor, whose translation is MIAEEKIEKLKEEGRVPTIQRLAVLEFMEGNLGHPTVEEVYRGLKDRYPSLSQATVYSTLELLRDLGLLRELTILRSKVCYDSIIEAHHHFSCKACGRVFDVAVDCAIPKKDLIQGNKVDEFQAYIYGTCSNCLEG
- a CDS encoding 4Fe-4S binding protein, translating into MKEICIEQAKRKSIQSHAWLLLPLIVFGGLKWPYLGFGVLAMMGFFLVMAAIKGRHWCGWFCPRGSFLERILERVSLNGRVPALLKTAPFRWSVFALMMSFMSFRLIGTGGNPVKIGSVFITMCIITSILAIGLGLIFKPRSWCSFCPMGTLQGVLGASKNLVSIGEDCIDCGACGRVCPIGTVAMDFKDSGRVASIDCLRCRECLAKCPVGALDC
- the bchL gene encoding ferredoxin:protochlorophyllide reductase (ATP-dependent) iron-sulfur ATP-binding protein, which encodes MKLVIYGKGGIGKSTTTSNLAVAFARRKKSVLQIGCDPKHDSTFPIAHSLIPTATEVLAEKDFNYDEVDKDDIIFTGYEGIACVEAGGPAAGVGCAGYVVGETIGLLSDLGALTAYDIILFDVLGDVVCGGFSVPLQHADYAVIVATNDFDSLFAANRIAAAVAQKGKSYPVKFAGMIANRCSKKDLIDALSARLDSKTIGLIEENSSIRTSRLGGKTIFEAAESDPALVALTMPYIEIADYLLSNPAAQETLPLSDREVFSLLTEIESAAK
- a CDS encoding nitrogenase component 1, with the translated sequence MSEEARLAVCYYSWCPLAAIGWFSRRFENIHFISIGMRECAHFIQMGLSRRGEHGLCFSLALLEEEEIATGEIYEPLLEIAKEAVGGGAEIIVLMGSCALEIMKLDLKSLVKRLGEELGAKVVAAQSSGFFKGEGEGEDIIISALLELISPSSDVQGSRGVVLLGSASKETAAVLRAEMEALGISFGGFFPGNSPSDMARISKSSLVAPLYPYLSKSLRTVKNIFGATILSSLFPLGADGSEDFYGAILRKLSLDPAPLAEMAKEAREEAGERAAHLMEKTIMIIGSGLIELPLARLFADLGLGVFEVSTPSLNGSLAAELNRLKELGVEVIEGADLYDQVKRAKEAGVDLVFAHLSLANFLKESGFLTVPSAAYLRLEMLGLANSKNIVEPDLYGKLTGLAPFYPKELEKDQVITIKGLGR